In Streptomyces sp. SN-593, a single genomic region encodes these proteins:
- a CDS encoding acyltransferase family protein, with translation MSSQPPTSTRQHDGQREAVREGPEAEPFPSAVRVPGKRVDGIDGLRTLAVMLVIVYHFHPEILPGGSIGVDIFYTISGFVITRLLIAEFARTGDIGLRQFYRRRWLRLVPALLVVCVLTALLSFTPVQSFRHGVSASLLSAFSLVNLVRAAQPGAYSGVTAPLGHTWSLGVEEQFYLVWPPVLLLLLRRLKARTVLVAAVVLTLLPVLWRFHLWGSGAAHRIYNGPDTRADQLLAGAVLAIVLARLAPDDPWRETMRTWAARLWAPAVVLLGLMVWQVQITGNSAWIAPEYTVGFLVTALLAVVLLTALELLPSSPLTKVFSVAPVAWIGRNLSYGLYLWHYPLMHLLSDLGVQRMLFPSTLLATFIMALASYFLVEEPCRRLKQRRRGKPSGRGGGERPQEPLVTAPVAVPGQAG, from the coding sequence GTGAGCAGTCAACCCCCCACCAGCACGCGGCAGCACGACGGCCAGCGAGAAGCGGTACGAGAAGGACCGGAGGCCGAGCCGTTCCCGTCGGCCGTCCGGGTGCCCGGCAAACGGGTCGACGGCATCGACGGGCTGCGCACGCTCGCCGTGATGCTCGTCATCGTCTACCACTTCCACCCGGAGATACTGCCGGGCGGTTCCATCGGGGTGGACATCTTCTACACGATCAGCGGCTTCGTGATCACGCGGCTGCTGATCGCGGAGTTCGCCCGGACCGGCGACATCGGGCTGCGGCAGTTCTACCGGCGCCGCTGGCTGCGGCTGGTGCCCGCGCTCCTGGTGGTCTGCGTGCTGACCGCGCTGCTCAGCTTCACGCCGGTGCAGTCCTTCCGGCACGGCGTCTCGGCGTCCCTGCTGTCGGCGTTCTCGCTGGTGAACCTGGTCCGCGCGGCCCAGCCGGGCGCGTACAGCGGCGTCACCGCGCCGCTCGGCCACACCTGGTCGCTCGGCGTCGAGGAGCAGTTCTACCTGGTGTGGCCGCCGGTGCTGCTCCTGCTGCTGCGCCGGCTCAAGGCCCGCACGGTGCTGGTGGCCGCGGTCGTGCTGACGCTGCTGCCGGTGCTCTGGCGCTTCCACCTGTGGGGCTCGGGGGCCGCGCACCGCATCTACAACGGCCCGGACACCCGCGCCGACCAGCTCCTGGCCGGCGCGGTGCTGGCGATCGTGCTGGCCCGGCTCGCCCCGGACGACCCGTGGCGGGAGACCATGCGGACCTGGGCGGCGCGGCTGTGGGCGCCCGCCGTCGTGCTGCTGGGCCTGATGGTCTGGCAGGTCCAGATCACCGGCAACAGCGCCTGGATCGCGCCGGAGTACACCGTCGGGTTCCTCGTCACCGCACTGCTCGCGGTGGTCCTGCTCACCGCGCTCGAACTGCTGCCGTCCTCACCGCTGACGAAGGTGTTCTCGGTCGCTCCGGTCGCGTGGATCGGGCGCAACCTCAGCTACGGCCTCTACCTGTGGCACTACCCGCTCATGCACCTGCTGAGCGACCTGGGCGTGCAGCGGATGCTCTTCCCGTCCACCCTGCTGGCCACGTTCATCATGGCGCTGGCGTCCTACTTCCTGGTGGAGGAGCCCTGCCGGCGCCTCAAGCAGCGCCGCCGCGGCAAGCCGAGCGGACGCGGCGGGGGAGAGCGGCCGCAGGAGCCGCTCGTCACCGCGCCGGTCGCGGTGCCCGGCCAGGCCGGGTAG
- a CDS encoding DEAD/DEAH box helicase yields MTEEMSPAERYAASRRRAEENATALAQFRELYEFGLDPFQIDACRALEGGSGVLVAAPTGSGKTIVGEFAVHLALAEGRKCFYTTPIKALSNQKYNDLAKRYGAEKVGLLTGDNSVNGDAPVIVMTTEVLRNMLYAGSAALDGLGYVVMDEVHYLSDRFRGAVWEEVIIHLPQSVTLVSLSATVSNAEEFGDWLDTVRGDTRVIVSEHRPVPLWQHVLAGRRMYDLFEEKSGPADPGGRREVNADLERLARMENQRTYPRGRRGREADRERERRARSRIWTPSRAEVIDRLDNEGLLPAITFIFSRAGCEAAVQQCLYAGLRLNNDEARLRVRSIVEERTRAIPDEDLHVLGYFEWLEGLERGIAAHHAGMLPTFKEVVEELFVKGLVKAVFATETLALGINMPARSVVLEKLVKWNGETHADITPGEYTQLTGRAGRRGIDVEGHAVVLWQRGFDPAAVAGLAGTRTYPLRSSFKPSYNMAVNLVGQFGRHRSRELLETSFAQFQADRSVVGISRQVQRNEEGLDGYQESMTCHLGDFGDYMRLRRELKDREADLARQGAVQRRAAASDALEKLKPGDIIHVPAGKYAGLALVLDPGVPAGRAAGHRRGEEYHDGPRPLVLTAERQVKRLAQMDFPVPVEALDRMRIPKSFNARSPQSRRDLASAMRTKAGTAGWAAPARHRKQRSAAADDTEIARLRAEIRAHPCHGCADREDHARWAERYHRLRRDTQQLERRIAGRTNTIARTFDRVCSVLDELGYLEGDTVTPEGRRLARLYGELDLLASECLRDGVWDGLGPAELAACASALVYESRQSDDAVMPKLPTGNAKAALGEMVRIWGRLDALEEDHRINQTEGVGQREPDLGFAWPAYRWASGHGLDTVLSDADMPAGDFVRWCKQLIDVLGQIGNAAPEGSPVRRNAHKAVDGLLRGVVAYSSVG; encoded by the coding sequence ATGACCGAAGAGATGTCGCCAGCCGAGCGCTACGCCGCAAGCCGTCGCCGCGCCGAAGAGAACGCCACCGCGCTCGCGCAGTTCCGCGAGCTGTACGAGTTCGGCCTCGACCCGTTCCAGATAGACGCCTGCCGGGCCCTGGAGGGCGGCAGCGGCGTCCTGGTCGCCGCGCCCACCGGCTCCGGGAAGACCATCGTCGGCGAGTTCGCCGTCCACCTGGCCCTGGCCGAGGGCCGCAAGTGCTTCTACACCACGCCGATCAAGGCCCTGTCCAACCAGAAGTACAACGACCTGGCGAAACGCTACGGCGCCGAGAAGGTCGGCCTGCTCACCGGTGACAACAGCGTCAACGGCGACGCGCCCGTCATCGTCATGACCACCGAGGTGCTGCGGAACATGCTCTACGCGGGTTCCGCCGCGCTCGACGGCCTCGGGTACGTGGTGATGGACGAGGTGCACTACCTCTCCGACCGCTTCCGCGGCGCGGTGTGGGAGGAGGTGATCATCCACCTGCCGCAGTCGGTGACGCTGGTGTCGCTGTCCGCGACGGTCTCGAACGCGGAGGAGTTCGGCGACTGGCTGGACACCGTGCGCGGCGACACCCGGGTGATCGTCTCCGAGCACCGGCCGGTGCCGCTGTGGCAGCACGTCCTGGCCGGGCGGCGGATGTACGACCTGTTCGAGGAGAAGTCCGGGCCCGCCGACCCCGGCGGGCGCCGCGAGGTCAACGCCGACCTCGAACGGCTGGCCCGGATGGAGAACCAGCGCACCTACCCGCGCGGCCGGCGCGGCCGGGAGGCCGACCGGGAGCGCGAGCGGCGTGCCCGCAGCCGGATCTGGACGCCGAGCCGGGCCGAGGTGATCGACCGGCTCGACAACGAGGGGCTGCTGCCCGCGATCACCTTCATCTTCAGCCGGGCCGGCTGCGAGGCGGCCGTCCAGCAGTGCCTCTACGCGGGCCTGCGGCTGAACAACGACGAGGCCCGGCTGCGGGTGCGGTCCATCGTGGAGGAGCGCACCCGCGCCATCCCCGACGAGGACCTGCACGTGCTCGGCTACTTCGAGTGGCTGGAGGGCCTGGAGCGCGGCATCGCCGCCCACCACGCCGGCATGCTGCCCACCTTCAAGGAGGTGGTCGAGGAGCTGTTCGTCAAGGGCCTGGTCAAGGCGGTGTTCGCCACCGAGACGCTGGCGCTCGGCATCAACATGCCGGCCCGCTCGGTGGTGCTGGAGAAGCTGGTGAAGTGGAACGGCGAGACCCACGCCGACATCACCCCCGGCGAGTACACGCAGCTCACCGGGCGCGCCGGACGGCGCGGCATCGACGTCGAGGGCCACGCGGTGGTGCTGTGGCAGCGCGGCTTCGACCCGGCGGCCGTGGCCGGCCTGGCCGGCACCCGCACCTACCCGCTGCGCTCGTCGTTCAAGCCGTCGTACAACATGGCGGTCAACCTGGTCGGCCAGTTCGGCCGGCACCGCTCGCGGGAACTGCTGGAGACGTCGTTCGCGCAGTTCCAGGCGGACCGCTCGGTGGTCGGCATCTCCCGGCAGGTGCAGCGCAACGAGGAAGGGCTCGACGGCTACCAGGAGTCGATGACCTGCCACCTCGGCGACTTCGGCGACTACATGCGGCTGCGCCGCGAGCTGAAGGACCGCGAGGCCGACCTGGCCCGGCAGGGGGCCGTGCAGCGCCGCGCGGCCGCCTCGGACGCGCTGGAGAAGCTGAAGCCGGGCGACATCATCCACGTGCCGGCCGGGAAGTACGCCGGCCTCGCGCTGGTGCTGGACCCGGGGGTGCCCGCCGGCCGGGCCGCCGGCCACCGGCGCGGCGAGGAGTACCACGACGGGCCGCGCCCTCTGGTGCTCACCGCCGAGCGCCAGGTCAAGCGGCTGGCCCAGATGGACTTCCCGGTGCCGGTCGAGGCGTTGGACCGGATGCGCATCCCCAAGTCGTTCAACGCGCGCAGCCCGCAGTCCCGGCGCGACCTCGCCTCGGCGATGCGCACCAAGGCCGGCACCGCCGGCTGGGCGGCGCCGGCCCGGCACCGCAAGCAGCGCTCGGCGGCCGCCGACGACACCGAGATCGCCCGGCTGCGCGCCGAGATCCGCGCGCACCCCTGCCACGGCTGCGCCGACCGCGAGGACCACGCCCGGTGGGCCGAGCGGTACCACCGGCTGCGCCGCGACACCCAGCAGTTGGAGCGGCGGATCGCCGGCCGGACCAACACCATCGCGCGCACCTTCGACCGGGTGTGCTCGGTGCTCGACGAGTTGGGCTACCTGGAGGGCGACACCGTCACCCCCGAGGGACGCCGGCTGGCCCGGCTCTACGGCGAACTCGACCTGCTGGCCAGCGAATGCCTGCGGGACGGGGTGTGGGACGGGCTGGGCCCGGCCGAACTGGCCGCGTGCGCCTCGGCGCTGGTCTACGAGTCCCGGCAGTCCGACGACGCGGTGATGCCGAAGCTGCCCACCGGCAACGCGAAGGCGGCGCTCGGCGAGATGGTGCGGATCTGGGGGCGGTTGGACGCGCTGGAGGAGGACCACCGGATCAACCAGACCGAGGGGGTCGGGCAGCGCGAGCCCGACCTCGGCTTCGCCTGGCCGGCGTACCGGTGGGCGTCCGGGCACGGCCTGGACACGGTGCTCTCCGACGCCGACATGCCCGCCGGCGACTTCGTGCGCTGGTGCAAGCAGCTCATCGACGTGCTCGGCCAGATCGGCAACGCGGCACCGGAGGGGAGCCCGGTGCGGCGCAACGCCCACAAGGCGGTCGACGGGTTGCTGCGGGGCGTGGTGGCGTACTCCTCGGTGGGGTGA
- a CDS encoding diacylglycerol kinase, giving the protein MTSEITLFVNPSAGRGRGARAAGPAAGALRAAGFDVREVVGADAADALAGARAAVAGGTRALVAVGGDGLVSLALQAVAGTGTPLGVVAVGTGNDFARVNGLPVRDPAAAGAVVAAALSAGRTRSLDLGRVEGGPGGPGAPRWFGTVLASGFDSRVNDRGNRMRFPGGRFRYDVAMLAELAALRPIRYTVAFDDTDERELEATLVAVGNGSSYGGGMRICTDARMDDGLFDVCVVGPCSRTTLLRVFPRVYRGTHPGHPVVTVHRAARVRLSAEGVTGYADGEPIGPLPLTAATVPGALRLLV; this is encoded by the coding sequence GTGACCAGCGAGATCACCCTGTTCGTCAACCCGTCCGCCGGCCGCGGACGGGGTGCCCGCGCGGCCGGGCCCGCCGCCGGCGCCCTCCGCGCCGCCGGCTTCGACGTCCGCGAGGTGGTCGGGGCCGACGCCGCCGACGCGCTCGCCGGGGCACGCGCCGCCGTCGCCGGCGGCACCCGCGCCCTCGTGGCCGTCGGGGGCGACGGCCTGGTCTCCCTGGCACTCCAGGCGGTCGCCGGCACCGGCACCCCGCTCGGCGTCGTCGCCGTCGGCACCGGCAACGACTTCGCCCGGGTCAACGGCCTGCCGGTGCGCGACCCCGCCGCCGCGGGCGCCGTGGTCGCGGCGGCGCTGTCCGCGGGCCGCACCCGGTCGCTCGACCTCGGTCGGGTCGAGGGCGGCCCCGGCGGCCCCGGCGCCCCCCGCTGGTTCGGCACCGTGCTCGCCTCCGGCTTCGACTCGCGGGTCAACGACCGCGGCAACCGGATGCGCTTCCCGGGCGGCCGCTTCCGCTACGACGTGGCGATGCTCGCCGAGCTGGCCGCGCTGCGCCCGATCCGCTACACCGTGGCCTTCGACGACACCGACGAACGGGAGCTGGAGGCGACCCTCGTCGCGGTCGGCAACGGCTCCTCCTACGGCGGCGGGATGCGGATCTGCACGGACGCGCGGATGGACGACGGGCTCTTCGACGTGTGCGTGGTCGGGCCGTGCAGCCGCACCACGCTGCTGCGGGTCTTCCCCCGGGTCTACCGCGGCACCCACCCCGGCCACCCGGTGGTCACCGTGCACCGCGCCGCGCGCGTGCGGCTGAGCGCCGAAGGCGTCACCGGGTACGCCGACGGTGAGCCGATCGGCCCGCTCCCGCTGACCGCCGCCACCGTGCCCGGCGCCCTCCGGCTGCTGGTCTGA